A stretch of Prunus dulcis chromosome 6, ALMONDv2, whole genome shotgun sequence DNA encodes these proteins:
- the LOC117632484 gene encoding ethylene-responsive transcription factor ERN1 yields MEEEHEEAPKQQKENGVSVSANKQSKLKTKCKFVGVRQRPSGKWVAEIKDTTKNIRMWLGTFETAEEAARAYDEAAYLLRGSNTRTNFSTHVPSNSPLSLKIRNLLNHKKSLNLKQKQSPPPTPNSSLKSTPIAATTTRISSSSSICSGNIQAFSDISSANCNANSSSSLPCYKIQDIQAFDDAYRPDLSNCIGELQPAMFHLDQSWPFLAGFDQLPLTHEGMDLTKGIGNVAAAEAEVMEFERLKVERQISASIYAMNGGNEHVVNEYDGSDALWDLPTLSQLFCLG; encoded by the coding sequence ATGGAAGAAGAACATGAAGAAGCCCCAAAGcagcaaaaggaaaatggggTCTCAGTCTCAGCCAACAAACAAAGCAAGTTGAAGACCAAATGCAAGTTCGTTGGGGTGAGACAGAGGCCATCAGGGAAGTGGGTGGCAGAGATCAAGGACACAACAAAGAATATAAGAATGTGGCTGGGAACATTTGAGACTGCTGAGGAAGCTGCTCGAGCTTATGATGAAGCTGCTTATCTTCTTCGCGGCTCCAACACCCGAACCAACTTCTCCACTCACGTCCCTTCCAATTCTCCACTCTCTTTGAAAATCAGAAACCTCCTCAACCACAAGaaaagtttgaatttgaagcaAAAACAAAGCCCTCCACCAACCCCCAACAGCAGCTTAAAATCCACCCCTATAGCTGCTACAACTACTAGAATTAGTTCTAGCTCTAGCATTTGTAGCGGCAATATTCAAGCGTTTAGTGACATTTCATCAGCCAACTGCAATGCTAATTCTAGTTCTTCTCTGCCTTGCTACAAAATCCAGGACATTCAAGCGTTTGATGATGCATATAGACCAGACCTTAGCAACTGCATTGGGGAGCTTCAACCGGCTATGTTTCATTTGGATCAGTCATGGCCGTTCCTAGCTGGGTTTGATCAGCTTCCACTAACCCATGAAGGGATGGACTTAACAAAAGGCATTGGTAATGTTGCAGCAGCAGAGGCAGAGGTGATGGAGTTTGAGCGCTTAAAGGTAGAGAGGCAGATATCAGCTTCGATTTATGCAATGAATGGAGGGAATGAGCATGTGGTCAATGAGTACGATGGAAGTGATGCTTTATGGGATCTTCCTACTCTCTCGCAGTTGTTCTGCCTTGGCTGA